A single genomic interval of Apis cerana isolate GH-2021 linkage group LG14, AcerK_1.0, whole genome shotgun sequence harbors:
- the LOC108003134 gene encoding OTU domain-containing protein 5-B codes for MTILSKKKTNASKDRREGGSTSEVDVHGVQNEHNSGSITLPNSPYQVRAANGFAVDLHGVQTDHGSGSIVLTGSSYETSVDRREDKHFEEGSGPSHGKRHRQRASPHSGCIGRNSRSKRERERDRGRERDRERERERERQATPPAASCSGLQATDGGVIANNRMAIVGAAANIEHELANGYNSGDEYTGRTGNNLTLAEWQERDRWFEKRMRKMGFIVKKMGEDGACLFRAVADQVYGDQEMHGVVRKHCMDYIASNQEFFSHFVAEDFSTYVDRKRQEYVHGNHIEMQAMSEMYNRSIQLYCYSTEPINIFHTMVESDNEPIRLSYQRGSHYNSIVDPYKATIGVGLGLPSYNPGAADRQLISDAVRQSEELHIEQTMLEDKIKATDWEATNEAIEEQVARESYLQWLRDNEMRKARSASSSSTSTVTSAQHSHAHFHSHGGRGQQRSHTSSPTTTQTSQDNLRNSPKINDSVRYNKRSPQHQSTQGSTMSHLASDFESKISQEPIPGSSKEAHTSPDISLFNRLPPEVFGLTDWEDSDILSQVLATSQQEYLDSLKQSRSSASSANDTNNILDSSNS; via the exons ATGACCATTCTgtcgaagaagaagacgaaCGCCTCAAAAGATAGACGAGAAGGAGGCAGCACTTCCGAAGTCGATGTTCACGGAGTGCAAAACGAGCATAACTCCGGATCCATCACACTACCTAATAGTCCATATCAG GTACGTGCAGCGAACGGTTTCGCGGTCGATCTACACGGGGTTCAGACCGATCATGGATCTGGTTCTATCGTTCTTACAGGAAGCTCGTATGag ACAAGTGTAGATCGTCGAGAAGATAAACATTTTGAAGAAGGAAGTGGTCCCAGTCATGGTAAACGCCATAGACAACGAGCAAGTCCACACAg tggTTGCATTGGAAGAAATTCACGTTCAAAacgtgaaagagaaagagacagaggtcgagaaagagatagagagagagaaagagaacgtGAAAGACAAGCTACACCTCCTGCTGCATCTTGCAGTGGCTTACAAG cTACAGATGGTGGTGTCATAGCTAACAATCGAATGGCTATTGTTGGAGCTGCTGCAAATATAGAACATGAATTAGCTAATGGTTATAATAGTGGTGATGAATATACTGGCAGAACTGGGAACAATTTAACTCTAGCTGAATGGCAGGAG cgaGATAGGTGGTTTGAAAAACGAATGCGAAAAATGggatttattgttaaaaagatGGGTGAAGATGGAGCATGTTTATTTAGAGCAGTTGCTGATCAAGTTTATGGTGATCAAGAAATGCATGGTGTAGTTCGGAAGCATTGCAtggattatatt GCTTCCAATcaggaatttttttctcatttcgtAGCGGAAGATTTTAGCACATATGTAGATAGGAAACGACAAGAATATGTACATGGAAATCATATAGAGATGCAAGCAATGTCTGAAATGTATAATCGTAGCATTCAATTATATTGCTACAGTACTG aaccaattaatattttccatacaATGGTTGAAAGTGATAATGAACCAATACGATTGTCTTATCAACGTGGTAGTCATTATAATAGTATAGTAGATCCATATAAAGCTACGATTGGTGTTGGTCTTGGTTTACCATCATATAATCCTGGAGCTGCAGATCGACAACTTATATCAGATGCAGTCCGTCAAAGTGAAGAATTGCATATTGAACAA acaatgctagaagataaaataaaagcaacTGACTGGGAAGCAACAAATGAAGCCATAGAAGAACAAGTTGCGAGAGAGAGTTATTTGCAATGGTTAAGGGATAATGAGATGCGAAAAGCT cGATCAGCTAGTAGCAGCAGTACAAGTACGGTAACAAGTGCGCAACACAGTCACGCACATTTTCACTCTCATGGAGGTCGTGGTCAACAACGTAGCCACACTTCTTCTCCAACAACAACTCAAACTAGCCAAGATAATTTGCGTAATTCACCAAAA ATAAATGATTCGGTAAGATACAATAAAAGATCCCCGCAACACCAATCAACTCAAGGATCTACTATGTCTCATCTTGCCTCAGATTTTGAATCTAAAATTTCTCAGGAACCCATACCAGGTAGTAGTAAAGAAGCTCATACTTCACCGGATATTTCGTTATTCAATCGTCTTCCTCCTGAAGTATttg gcTTAACTGATTGGGAAGACAGTGATATACTTTCACAAGTTTTGGCTACATCACAGCAAGAATACTTGGACAGCTTGAAACAATCACGGAGTTCTGCCTCCTCTGCAAATGatactaataatatactaGATTCCAgtaatagttaa